A genomic segment from Tindallia californiensis encodes:
- a CDS encoding IclR family transcriptional regulator — protein MGQEKTYQAPRYPVQTIDKALEVLEILSSEGYQEGLGVSELSNRLNIGKSTVHRILDTLLARNYIEQCEDTKKYRLGWRLFEIGNMIPRQRNLYNFDIGILQELCNRYEETVNLGVRVDDSVVTISKVSPKASLIANLQIGSRESLHATAMGKALICEMTKEEILKILGNRELQAYTTATIVEIDELMDELKRIRKQGFSVDDEEFCAGLTCIAMPVRDYKNEIVAAISVSGASIRQTYSKVDSVKEGLKEATDKLSAFLGWQGDEKEAKS, from the coding sequence ATGGGGCAAGAAAAAACATACCAGGCACCACGTTATCCGGTTCAGACCATTGATAAGGCGCTGGAAGTTCTGGAAATACTATCTTCAGAAGGATATCAGGAAGGTTTAGGTGTCAGCGAATTAAGCAATCGGCTAAACATCGGAAAAAGCACTGTGCATCGGATATTGGACACATTATTGGCTCGCAATTATATCGAACAATGCGAAGATACCAAAAAATATAGATTGGGTTGGCGTCTCTTTGAAATAGGGAATATGATTCCTCGGCAGCGAAATTTATATAATTTTGATATAGGTATTTTACAAGAACTGTGCAATCGGTATGAAGAAACGGTTAACCTGGGTGTACGGGTTGATGATAGCGTGGTGACAATATCGAAAGTAAGTCCAAAAGCTTCGCTGATTGCAAATTTACAGATAGGATCCAGAGAATCCCTTCACGCAACGGCCATGGGAAAAGCACTGATTTGCGAAATGACCAAAGAGGAAATTCTGAAGATACTTGGGAATCGGGAACTTCAGGCATATACGACGGCTACGATTGTAGAGATTGATGAATTAATGGATGAATTAAAAAGAATAAGAAAGCAAGGCTTTAGTGTGGACGATGAAGAATTTTGCGCAGGACTTACTTGTATTGCAATGCCGGTAAGAGATTATAAAAATGAAATTGTTGCCGCTATCAGTGTGAGCGGAGCCAGCATCAGACAAACCTATAGCAAGGTTGACTCTGTTAAAGAAGGATTGAAAGAAGCAACGGATAAGCTGTCTGCTTTTCTAGGATGGCAGGGAGACGAGAAAGAAGCAAAAAGTTAA
- a CDS encoding Glu/Leu/Phe/Val family dehydrogenase, with protein sequence MSKNPFQTALTTLQEAAKMADVEPNAIKMLSQPKRIFEFAIPMKMDNGELEIFTAYRVHYNDALGQVKNGLRFVPDLDLDTVKALGFWMTIKHAVGGIPAGGGKGGVRVDAGKLSEGELERLSRAYIRKLPMKGAWVDIPGADIGTSAKTMAWMLDEYEEINGFHSPAAINDKPAETSGTVGSMEATGTGAFFVTMEAVRDLNIPKGSTVAIQGFGNVGRIAARLLHKEGYKVVGVADYFGGVYDSKGIDIEKLEEHSLNHPNRSVEGYAGEKAINKEEVLELDCDILIPAAVQSVIHEENADKIKAKLIMEAANGPVTPGAEKMLQERNIHIVPDVLTNCGSAIVCSFERTQGLTDSYWDIETINSRLKEQITKAYRETMDTAQEKDTSMRNAAWINALQKVSKSMKARGWI encoded by the coding sequence ATGAGCAAAAATCCATTTCAAACTGCCTTGACAACTCTGCAAGAAGCAGCTAAAATGGCGGATGTTGAACCAAACGCCATTAAAATGCTTAGCCAACCAAAACGAATTTTTGAGTTTGCAATACCGATGAAGATGGATAACGGAGAGTTGGAAATTTTCACGGCGTATCGCGTGCATTATAATGATGCGCTTGGCCAGGTAAAAAACGGTTTGAGATTTGTGCCTGATTTAGATTTGGATACAGTGAAAGCTCTTGGGTTCTGGATGACGATTAAACATGCGGTAGGCGGAATACCCGCCGGCGGTGGAAAAGGTGGCGTTCGAGTAGATGCAGGAAAACTTTCTGAAGGTGAGTTAGAAAGGCTTTCTCGTGCCTACATTCGCAAACTGCCAATGAAAGGTGCTTGGGTAGATATTCCGGGTGCTGATATTGGGACTAGTGCGAAAACCATGGCTTGGATGTTGGATGAGTATGAAGAAATAAACGGTTTCCACAGTCCTGCCGCCATCAATGACAAACCTGCTGAAACTAGCGGAACCGTTGGAAGCATGGAAGCCACAGGAACGGGAGCTTTTTTTGTTACGATGGAAGCGGTTAGAGACTTGAATATACCGAAAGGTTCAACGGTTGCGATTCAAGGTTTTGGAAATGTGGGGCGAATAGCGGCCCGTCTGCTGCATAAAGAAGGGTACAAAGTAGTGGGCGTAGCTGATTATTTTGGTGGTGTCTATGACTCTAAAGGTATTGACATTGAAAAGTTAGAAGAACATTCCTTGAATCATCCGAATCGATCCGTGGAAGGGTATGCCGGCGAAAAAGCAATCAATAAAGAAGAAGTATTGGAGCTGGATTGCGACATTCTTATTCCGGCGGCGGTACAAAGTGTTATTCATGAAGAAAATGCTGATAAAATTAAGGCGAAACTAATTATGGAAGCGGCTAACGGTCCAGTGACACCGGGAGCAGAAAAAATGCTGCAGGAAAGAAATATCCATATTGTTCCGGATGTATTAACCAACTGTGGAAGTGCTATTGTTTGTTCGTTTGAACGAACTCAGGGCCTGACGGATAGCTACTGGGATATTGAAACCATTAATTCTCGATTAAAAGAGCAAATTACAAAAGCATATCGTGAAACGATGGATACAGCCCAGGAAAAAGACACCTCTATGAGAAATGCTGCTTGGATTAACGCTTTGCAAAAAGTATCGAAATCCATGAAAGCCAGAGGTTGGATTTAA
- the panB gene encoding 3-methyl-2-oxobutanoate hydroxymethyltransferase, translating into MAKKKSILDLVKMKKAGEQVAWITAYDYPTAMFAEAAGMDMLLVGDSLGMVTLGYSGTIPVTMEDCISHCQAVRRGAPNTWIIGDMPFGSYQSSDEQAVDNAVRFMKEADTDCIKLEGGVRIQSRIRAITDAGIPVIGHIGLTPQSSGQLGGFKAQGRTVENARGVIEDALAVQEAGAFSILVEAVPPELTEFITKKLDIPVYSIGAGACDGQLLISSDMVGKFQAFTPKFVKKYAEVAEVETNAYKQYIKEVKEGVFPSDDYVYHITDPIEEFEKLFKEFD; encoded by the coding sequence ATGGCAAAGAAAAAGAGTATTCTTGATCTGGTTAAGATGAAGAAAGCCGGCGAACAAGTGGCATGGATTACAGCCTATGACTATCCGACAGCTATGTTTGCGGAAGCGGCTGGCATGGACATGTTGCTGGTAGGCGATTCACTGGGAATGGTAACGCTGGGGTATAGCGGGACGATTCCGGTAACAATGGAAGATTGTATTTCTCATTGCCAGGCAGTACGCCGGGGAGCGCCAAACACTTGGATCATTGGAGATATGCCTTTTGGATCTTACCAGTCGTCTGATGAACAGGCCGTTGACAATGCTGTGCGTTTTATGAAGGAAGCCGACACGGATTGTATTAAGTTGGAGGGTGGTGTCCGGATACAAAGCAGAATCCGTGCGATTACGGATGCGGGGATACCGGTTATCGGTCATATAGGGCTGACACCGCAAAGTTCTGGTCAGTTAGGTGGATTCAAAGCACAGGGAAGAACCGTAGAAAACGCCCGTGGTGTTATTGAAGACGCTTTAGCCGTGCAAGAGGCCGGTGCCTTTTCTATCCTAGTGGAAGCAGTACCGCCGGAATTAACGGAATTCATTACGAAAAAACTGGATATTCCTGTATATTCAATTGGTGCTGGCGCCTGTGACGGACAGTTGTTGATCAGTAGCGATATGGTTGGTAAATTTCAAGCCTTTACACCGAAGTTTGTTAAGAAGTATGCAGAAGTGGCAGAAGTAGAAACAAACGCCTATAAACAATATATCAAAGAGGTAAAAGAAGGCGTATTCCCATCGGATGATTATGTCTATCATATTACAGATCCTATTGAGGAATTTGAAAAACTTTTCAAGGAGTTTGATTAG
- a CDS encoding bifunctional 5,10-methylenetetrahydrofolate dehydrogenase/5,10-methenyltetrahydrofolate cyclohydrolase, which translates to MNELLKGKPVADAIVEALKNDTTVLESKDIIPCLALIRVGEKSDDIAYERGIVKRCDDIGIKTKKVELAENITQEAFLSALKEVNEDSLVHGILIFRPLPKQLDEKVIEVSIAPGKDVDCLHPENTAKLLTGDESGFVPCTPMAVMEIFKHYQIPLEGKNAVVLGRSMVVGKPAALLLLQENATVTVAHSRTKELEKITAGADILIAAIGRSEFVREAHIKEGAVVADVGINVDEEGNMTGDVHQDEAKSKAGAFTPVPGGVGSVTTAVLAKQVIKACKMQHK; encoded by the coding sequence ATGAATGAATTACTTAAAGGAAAACCGGTGGCCGATGCCATTGTGGAAGCATTAAAAAATGATACGACCGTATTGGAATCAAAAGACATTATTCCTTGCCTGGCTTTGATCCGGGTGGGTGAAAAATCAGATGATATTGCCTATGAACGAGGGATTGTAAAACGTTGTGATGATATTGGCATTAAGACGAAAAAAGTGGAATTAGCGGAGAACATTACTCAGGAAGCCTTTCTTTCAGCGCTCAAGGAGGTTAACGAAGATTCGTTGGTGCACGGGATTTTGATATTCCGCCCATTGCCAAAACAGCTTGATGAAAAGGTGATTGAAGTTAGTATTGCTCCGGGAAAAGACGTAGATTGCCTTCATCCAGAAAACACAGCAAAGCTGTTGACGGGAGATGAAAGTGGTTTTGTTCCCTGCACTCCTATGGCGGTGATGGAAATATTTAAGCATTATCAAATTCCTTTGGAAGGAAAAAATGCCGTTGTTCTTGGACGTTCTATGGTGGTGGGAAAACCAGCGGCGCTATTGCTATTACAAGAAAATGCAACGGTGACTGTGGCGCATTCCAGAACAAAAGAGCTGGAAAAAATAACGGCTGGTGCCGATATTCTGATAGCGGCTATTGGACGTTCTGAATTTGTAAGGGAAGCTCATATTAAAGAAGGTGCTGTTGTGGCGGATGTTGGTATTAATGTAGATGAAGAAGGGAATATGACAGGGGATGTTCATCAGGATGAGGCGAAGAGTAAAGCAGGAGCTTTTACACCCGTTCCCGGTGGAGTAGGATCTGTCACCACGGCGGTCTTGGCAAAACAAGTGATCAAAGCATGCAAAATGCAACATAAGTAA
- a CDS encoding formate--tetrahydrofolate ligase, whose translation MKTDIQIAQEATPQDIREIAAQLNLTEDDLDLYGKYKAKVSTEHVKKAKEGKKAKLILTTAINPTPAGEGKTTTTIGVADALSYLGKKTIVALREPSLGPVFGVKGGAAGGGYAQVIPMEDINLHFTGDIHAIGTANNLLAALIDNHIQQGNKLGIDNRKITWRRAMDMNDRQLRNMVNGMGGKGNGVPREDGFDITVASEVMAAFCLATDLKDLKERLGRMVVAYTRDDQPITANDLNAQGALTALLKDALKPNLVQTLEGTPAFIHGGPFANIAHGCNSLAATQTAMHFADYVVTEAGFGADLGAEKFIDIKCRQAGIQPDAVMVVATVRALKSHGGVKKADLNEENLEALKKGIPNLMKHVENMTDVFGLPVVVAINRFPLDTEAELAMVREACQAQGVNVALSEVWAKGGKGGVEVAEEVLRLIEENDGSNFKYAYDVEAPIAKKIEAIATKIYGADGIQLSPAAEKEIAKLEKLGFGNLPICMAKSQYSLSDDPTKIGRPEGFTVAVRQVKVSAGAGFIVALTGDIMTMPGLPKVPSAEMIDVDEDGMIQGLF comes from the coding sequence ATGAAAACAGATATTCAAATTGCACAGGAAGCAACTCCCCAGGACATTCGGGAAATAGCCGCACAACTGAATCTGACAGAAGATGATCTGGATCTTTACGGGAAGTATAAGGCGAAAGTGTCCACAGAGCATGTAAAAAAAGCAAAAGAAGGCAAGAAAGCAAAATTGATTTTAACAACAGCCATTAATCCAACTCCGGCAGGAGAAGGAAAAACCACTACCACCATTGGAGTGGCTGATGCCCTTAGTTATTTAGGGAAGAAAACCATTGTAGCTTTAAGAGAGCCATCCCTAGGGCCTGTCTTCGGGGTGAAAGGGGGAGCGGCTGGCGGTGGTTATGCCCAGGTAATTCCAATGGAAGACATCAACCTTCATTTTACTGGTGATATCCATGCGATCGGGACGGCGAACAATCTTTTGGCGGCTCTGATCGATAACCATATCCAACAAGGCAACAAGCTAGGTATTGATAATCGTAAAATTACCTGGAGACGTGCGATGGACATGAATGACCGGCAGCTTAGAAACATGGTTAATGGTATGGGCGGTAAAGGAAATGGTGTGCCAAGAGAAGACGGGTTTGATATTACCGTTGCGTCAGAAGTAATGGCGGCTTTTTGCCTGGCGACAGACCTAAAAGACCTTAAAGAAAGACTGGGTCGTATGGTTGTGGCGTACACACGCGACGATCAGCCGATTACAGCTAATGATCTGAATGCTCAGGGAGCCCTGACAGCTCTGTTAAAAGATGCTTTAAAGCCTAATCTAGTGCAAACGCTGGAAGGAACACCGGCCTTTATTCATGGTGGCCCTTTTGCGAATATAGCTCATGGTTGCAACTCTTTAGCGGCTACACAGACAGCGATGCATTTTGCTGATTATGTGGTGACGGAAGCAGGTTTCGGTGCCGACTTAGGCGCAGAGAAATTTATAGATATTAAATGCCGTCAGGCGGGAATTCAACCGGATGCTGTTATGGTTGTGGCTACGGTGCGAGCTTTGAAATCTCATGGTGGCGTGAAAAAGGCAGACCTGAATGAAGAAAACCTGGAAGCGCTTAAAAAAGGCATTCCTAATCTGATGAAGCATGTAGAAAACATGACCGATGTATTTGGATTGCCGGTAGTGGTAGCAATTAACAGGTTCCCTCTTGATACGGAAGCTGAACTGGCTATGGTTCGGGAGGCTTGCCAGGCTCAGGGTGTTAATGTAGCCTTGTCTGAAGTTTGGGCGAAAGGTGGCAAAGGCGGCGTGGAAGTAGCGGAAGAAGTGCTTCGGCTTATTGAAGAAAACGATGGAAGCAACTTCAAGTATGCCTATGATGTAGAGGCTCCTATTGCTAAAAAGATTGAAGCTATTGCGACAAAAATCTATGGGGCTGATGGTATTCAACTATCGCCGGCAGCTGAAAAAGAAATTGCAAAACTGGAAAAACTAGGCTTTGGAAATCTGCCGATTTGCATGGCAAAAAGTCAATACTCCTTATCGGATGATCCGACTAAGATTGGAAGGCCGGAAGGCTTTACAGTAGCTGTGCGCCAGGTAAAAGTATCGGCGGGAGCTGGATTTATTGTAGCGCTAACGGGCGATATTATGACAATGCCTGGATTGCCAAAGGTACCGTCGGCTGAAATGATTGATGTTGATGAAGATGGTATGATTCAAGGCTTGTTCTAG
- a CDS encoding quaternary amine ABC transporter ATP-binding protein — translation MATIKVENITKIFGDRPKKALEMLDQQISKDEILEKTGSTVGVNKASFEVGEGEIFVIMGLSGSGKSTLIRCMNRLIEPTSGDVWVDDENVTKMNEEQLRNFRRYKQAMVFQKFALFPHRTVAENVAFGLEIQDISLEERMDKALEALDLVGLKGYANQKPGQLSGGMQQRVGLARCLAVDPEILFMDEAFSALDPLIRRDMQDELLNLQSKMNKTIVFITHDLDEALKLGDRVAIMKDGIIEQIDAPEDILRNPKTEYVARFVEDVDLAKVLTAEGVMVKAKALARPKDGPRMVLRKMREAGISGIFMVSRDDELIGYISSDDARKAVDEDKTNVEDILQKDIVTTLPDTTLNDLFELTASASVPVAVVDEHKKFKGLIIRGSLLSGLVKEAYPHDDE, via the coding sequence GTGGCAACCATTAAGGTGGAAAATATCACCAAAATTTTTGGGGACCGACCCAAAAAAGCCTTAGAAATGTTAGATCAACAAATTTCCAAGGATGAAATCCTCGAAAAAACAGGGAGCACCGTCGGAGTTAACAAGGCCAGTTTCGAGGTTGGCGAAGGAGAAATCTTTGTTATCATGGGACTTTCCGGCAGTGGAAAATCAACGCTTATCCGTTGCATGAACCGGCTTATTGAACCAACATCAGGAGATGTCTGGGTAGATGATGAAAATGTAACGAAAATGAATGAAGAACAATTACGAAACTTTCGTCGTTACAAGCAAGCCATGGTATTTCAGAAGTTTGCGCTGTTTCCCCATCGTACCGTAGCCGAAAATGTGGCTTTTGGTTTGGAGATTCAGGATATCAGCCTGGAGGAACGAATGGATAAAGCTCTGGAAGCCTTAGATCTTGTTGGATTAAAAGGCTATGCCAACCAAAAGCCAGGACAACTGAGTGGTGGCATGCAGCAGCGTGTAGGCTTAGCCCGATGCCTGGCTGTCGATCCGGAAATTCTTTTTATGGACGAAGCTTTCAGCGCACTCGATCCCCTCATCAGACGAGACATGCAGGATGAATTGCTGAATCTTCAGAGCAAAATGAATAAAACGATCGTCTTTATTACCCACGATCTGGATGAAGCGCTAAAACTAGGGGACCGGGTAGCCATTATGAAAGATGGTATTATTGAACAGATCGATGCTCCTGAAGACATTCTTCGAAATCCGAAAACAGAATATGTGGCTCGCTTTGTCGAAGATGTAGACCTTGCCAAAGTCTTAACGGCTGAGGGTGTTATGGTAAAAGCCAAAGCCCTTGCCAGACCTAAAGATGGTCCGCGCATGGTTTTACGAAAAATGCGAGAAGCTGGTATCTCCGGCATCTTTATGGTAAGTCGTGATGATGAGCTTATTGGTTATATCAGCTCTGATGACGCCAGAAAAGCCGTGGATGAAGACAAAACCAATGTAGAAGATATTCTTCAGAAGGACATTGTTACCACGTTGCCAGATACCACGCTGAACGATCTTTTTGAACTCACTGCCAGCGCTTCAGTTCCTGTTGCGGTAGTAGACGAACACAAAAAATTCAAAGGTCTTATCATCAGAGGATCTCTGTTATCAGGTCTGGTAAAGGAGGCGTATCCCCATGATGACGAGTAG
- a CDS encoding ABC transporter permease, whose translation MMTSSILNPLDFIPRIPIGNWVDSIIQALRTAIGPLTRVISTVLSGFMGVFSDLLLMIPAFFLIIIISAIAWKLASQRVAVFSFLGLSLIYNIGLWEESIITVTMILVAVFISLLIGLPTGILSTRYEMVHKIVWPILDFMQTMPAFVYLIPAIFFFRLGVVSAMIATVVFSVPPVIRLTGLGIRLVPEDMVEAATAFGTTDWQKLTKVQLPLAMPTIMAGVNQCIMLALSMVVIAAMIGAGGLGAVVLRGIQRVDLGLGFEGGVSVVILAIILDRITQRSKDANE comes from the coding sequence ATGATGACGAGTAGTATTCTCAATCCATTAGATTTTATACCCCGAATTCCTATCGGAAACTGGGTGGATTCCATTATCCAGGCCCTCCGGACGGCCATTGGTCCCCTTACAAGGGTTATCTCCACTGTTCTAAGTGGTTTTATGGGAGTTTTCTCCGATCTATTATTGATGATTCCGGCTTTTTTCCTAATCATCATCATCAGTGCTATCGCCTGGAAGCTTGCCAGTCAGCGAGTAGCCGTCTTTAGTTTTCTTGGCCTAAGCCTTATTTACAATATAGGTTTATGGGAAGAATCTATCATTACTGTCACCATGATTTTAGTAGCCGTATTTATTTCTTTATTAATAGGGCTTCCGACAGGAATTCTCTCCACTCGTTATGAAATGGTACACAAAATCGTCTGGCCTATCTTGGACTTTATGCAGACGATGCCCGCTTTTGTTTATTTGATCCCAGCCATCTTTTTCTTCCGGCTAGGGGTTGTATCCGCTATGATTGCAACTGTCGTTTTTTCTGTACCCCCAGTAATCCGACTGACCGGGTTAGGAATACGACTGGTGCCGGAAGATATGGTAGAAGCAGCAACTGCTTTTGGTACTACCGACTGGCAAAAACTGACAAAAGTCCAGCTACCCTTGGCAATGCCAACCATTATGGCTGGTGTTAACCAGTGTATTATGTTAGCCTTATCCATGGTTGTTATCGCCGCAATGATTGGTGCCGGAGGTTTAGGTGCTGTTGTGCTTCGAGGAATCCAGCGTGTTGATCTGGGTCTCGGTTTTGAAGGTGGCGTATCTGTGGTGATCCTGGCTATTATTCTTGATCGCATCACTCAACGTAGTAAAGATGCCAACGAATAA
- a CDS encoding glycine betaine ABC transporter substrate-binding protein, giving the protein MFKNKLIIASLILLTVFALVLTGCGPADEPAEEPADLEEPADMEEPADVEEPAEADAVEGSISAITGIDPGAGIMAATEEAIEVYDLNVGLLESSDAAMTAELDAAIANEEWIIVTGWSPHWKFAAFDLKYLKDPEEVYGGEEYIATIARQGLEEDHPAVFELLQNFSWTDDEIGEVMDMNTQNSDFVANADQWIADNSDLVDSWTPEGLEGNGETIDILLVEWDCALASTNVIAAILRDAGFEVNMTPVDGGVMWSSIAEGDADFMTTAWLPGTHASYIDQFGDDVVEVATNYEGARIGLVVPSYVPFDSITDINDYVD; this is encoded by the coding sequence TTGTTTAAGAACAAACTGATTATCGCATCATTGATTTTATTGACCGTCTTCGCACTGGTACTAACCGGTTGCGGACCAGCAGACGAGCCAGCTGAAGAGCCAGCTGACCTTGAAGAACCTGCTGACATGGAAGAACCCGCTGATGTAGAAGAGCCTGCTGAAGCAGACGCTGTAGAAGGTAGCATTTCAGCCATTACAGGAATTGATCCTGGTGCTGGCATCATGGCCGCTACAGAAGAGGCCATAGAGGTCTACGACTTAAACGTTGGTCTATTGGAATCTAGTGATGCCGCTATGACCGCTGAATTAGATGCAGCCATCGCTAACGAAGAATGGATCATCGTAACCGGTTGGTCTCCTCACTGGAAATTCGCTGCTTTTGATCTGAAATACCTAAAAGATCCAGAAGAAGTATATGGTGGCGAAGAGTACATTGCAACCATTGCAAGACAAGGACTAGAAGAAGATCATCCTGCTGTTTTCGAGCTACTTCAAAACTTCAGCTGGACAGACGATGAAATTGGTGAAGTCATGGACATGAACACACAAAACAGTGACTTTGTAGCCAATGCAGACCAGTGGATCGCCGACAACAGCGACCTTGTTGACAGCTGGACTCCAGAAGGATTAGAAGGAAATGGCGAAACAATCGACATTCTATTAGTAGAGTGGGATTGTGCCTTAGCAAGCACTAACGTAATTGCGGCTATCCTTCGAGATGCAGGATTCGAAGTAAATATGACACCCGTTGATGGTGGCGTTATGTGGTCTTCCATTGCCGAAGGCGATGCAGACTTTATGACCACAGCTTGGTTACCAGGAACTCACGCTTCTTACATCGACCAGTTTGGTGATGATGTGGTTGAAGTTGCAACCAACTACGAAGGTGCAAGAATCGGTCTTGTTGTACCGTCTTATGTACCTTTCGACAGCATTACCGATATCAACGATTACGTTGATTAA
- the trxB gene encoding thioredoxin-disulfide reductase, with protein sequence MEKVYDVIIVGAGPAGLSAALYAGRAKLSTLVLEGTKVGGQIAITSEVDNYPGSMEDATGPSLTARMVDQAKRFGAEMVSDSVVGTDFKDKVKIVKGEKADYKGRSVIIATGANPRQIGCPGEKELTGKGVSYCATCDADFFEGLEIFVVGGGDTAVEEAIFLAKFARKVTIVHRRDELRAAKYLQEKVFEHPKIEIMWNSVIVDIKGDGLVESAVFHNRETGETTEIKADEDDGTFGIFVLVGYEPVTEVFKGCIDTDESGYIIADSRMRTNVEGVFAAGDVRVKTLRQVVTATADGAIAAVEAEKYLGE encoded by the coding sequence ATGGAAAAAGTTTATGATGTTATTATTGTCGGGGCCGGCCCTGCCGGATTATCGGCCGCTTTATATGCGGGAAGGGCTAAGCTTAGCACCTTAGTTCTGGAAGGTACTAAAGTAGGTGGGCAAATTGCCATTACCAGCGAGGTGGACAATTATCCCGGTTCGATGGAAGACGCTACCGGTCCTTCTTTAACAGCAAGAATGGTGGACCAGGCAAAAAGATTCGGTGCTGAGATGGTTTCCGATTCCGTTGTTGGTACAGATTTCAAAGATAAGGTTAAAATTGTTAAAGGTGAAAAAGCCGATTACAAAGGTCGCAGTGTTATCATCGCCACAGGAGCCAACCCACGTCAGATCGGTTGCCCGGGAGAAAAAGAACTTACCGGAAAAGGTGTTTCTTACTGTGCTACCTGCGATGCCGATTTTTTTGAAGGCTTAGAAATATTTGTGGTTGGTGGAGGCGACACCGCCGTAGAAGAAGCTATTTTCCTGGCAAAATTTGCACGAAAAGTAACCATTGTTCATCGCAGAGATGAATTGAGGGCCGCTAAATACCTTCAAGAAAAAGTCTTTGAACATCCTAAAATTGAAATCATGTGGAACTCGGTTATTGTGGACATTAAAGGAGATGGCCTTGTTGAGTCGGCTGTTTTCCATAACCGCGAGACCGGAGAAACCACTGAAATTAAAGCCGATGAAGATGACGGAACCTTTGGTATTTTTGTCCTGGTTGGATACGAACCGGTAACAGAAGTATTTAAGGGTTGTATTGATACGGATGAAAGTGGTTACATTATTGCTGATTCCCGCATGCGAACCAATGTGGAAGGCGTTTTTGCCGCCGGTGATGTTCGGGTTAAAACCCTGCGACAAGTTGTAACCGCCACCGCCGACGGAGCCATCGCCGCTGTAGAAGCCGAAAAATACCTGGGAGAGTGA
- a CDS encoding pyridoxal-phosphate-dependent aminotransferase family protein encodes MKNKQLVMIPGPTPVTRSIQNQMGREVAAFGDPDFISDYKELIHDLKVLWKTEGEVFVVAGTGTMAMEMAIANTLQKDDHLLIVSHGFFGDRFIDICERKGIHVDVLSSEWGQIVPIEVIEQKLMEKKYQAVTVTHVDTSTGVKAPVEDIGNLVKSFDDTLFIVDGVCSTAGEQEYVDEMNIDILLTGTQKAFGVPPGLAILWAGPKAMERRKKIGSIPEYYIDFEKWLPIMHDPSKYFATPAVNMIWALAESVNQIKREGLEKRYARHKKVGHAMQLALEGIGFSILAEKEHRASTLSNVLYPEGMDDASFRKLLYQEGVMVAGGLGIYAGKMFRLGHMGNVDMHDLVATLAAIERALHHSGQSVDFGKSVGIFLSEMLS; translated from the coding sequence TTGAAAAATAAGCAATTGGTAATGATTCCTGGCCCCACTCCAGTAACCCGCTCCATCCAAAATCAAATGGGCAGAGAGGTTGCGGCTTTCGGAGACCCGGACTTTATCAGCGATTATAAGGAACTGATCCACGATCTAAAGGTTTTATGGAAAACAGAAGGTGAAGTATTTGTTGTTGCCGGTACTGGTACAATGGCCATGGAAATGGCCATTGCCAACACCCTCCAAAAAGACGATCATTTGTTGATTGTTTCTCATGGTTTTTTTGGAGACCGTTTTATCGATATCTGTGAAAGAAAAGGCATTCATGTTGATGTGCTTTCCAGTGAGTGGGGACAAATCGTTCCGATTGAAGTTATTGAACAAAAACTGATGGAAAAAAAATATCAGGCAGTCACCGTCACCCATGTAGACACTTCTACCGGCGTTAAAGCTCCTGTAGAAGATATCGGGAACCTTGTAAAGTCTTTTGACGATACCCTGTTTATTGTTGACGGTGTTTGCTCAACTGCCGGAGAACAAGAGTATGTGGATGAAATGAATATTGATATCCTTCTAACCGGCACACAAAAGGCCTTTGGCGTGCCGCCCGGTCTGGCCATTCTCTGGGCTGGCCCTAAAGCCATGGAAAGACGAAAAAAGATAGGTAGCATCCCTGAGTACTATATTGATTTCGAAAAGTGGCTCCCCATCATGCATGATCCGTCCAAGTATTTTGCTACCCCTGCTGTTAATATGATATGGGCGCTGGCAGAATCGGTTAATCAAATAAAGCGTGAAGGCTTAGAAAAACGCTATGCCCGGCACAAAAAAGTCGGACATGCCATGCAACTGGCTCTTGAAGGAATTGGGTTTTCCATCCTAGCTGAAAAAGAGCATCGAGCTTCCACCCTTTCTAATGTTCTTTATCCCGAAGGGATGGATGATGCCAGTTTCCGAAAACTTCTTTACCAGGAAGGCGTGATGGTTGCCGGTGGTTTAGGTATCTATGCAGGAAAAATGTTTCGATTGGGACATATGGGAAATGTGGATATGCACGATTTAGTCGCTACGCTGGCTGCTATTGAGCGTGCCCTCCATCATTCCGGTCAGTCCGTTGATTTTGGTAAAAGTGTCGGTATTTTCTTATCAGAAATGCTTTCATAA